CTTCACACACCACCATCGATACCAAACACCTTTATTGCCCTGATCCTCTTTGTCCGTCAACCTGCACTGCACAGATCCTTTCATTCAGTGTGGTTGCACTAATCATCGTGTGGAAGCAGGTGCTAACCTCAGAAGGAAAGGAATAAGATGATTCACTAGAAAAAGCCGAACCTGTGCAGGAAGAAACTGGAATAATGACAGAACACTGATAATGTTCACTGCTAATGTTTCCACATGTTTCTTTGGTGCTAATCTGGCTGTAATTCAGGTCCAGCTGGATCAGCCACCATCACACTCTGCCACTGGCCTTTGCCCAAGGAAATGCAAAGCAGTTCATGCACCTGATCACACCTACACAGGTGTGGACAGTTCTAAACACGTGGCATTAATATTATGACCAGGCTTTGATATTGAATAatcgaggggggggggggggggggggggggggggggggggtgcatacATAATTACTATTACTTAATTAAAAACGAAAGAATATGCCTGGTCCTTTAGAGGTTCACCATCTGGATACACTGGGTAGTTGTAGGATAGGTTGCTGATGTAAATGTATAGGCAAGTTGCACATAACTCTACTGTTTAGCCTTTCACCGTTAACCGTTTCATTCACACACCACTGGATCACCAGGACCTTGTTGGGACTTTTCTGAATAAAACCAGCTATCCCTGTTGAGGTGCTGTAGAGGTGATAAGCAGCTCTAACATGAGTTGACAGCTACAGATAGCTAGCTAACTGTCTGACACCATCAGTAAGAAGCATGATGGACTCACTCTGTTCCAGGAGCTCACGTTTCCTCTGCCGGCACTGATGCAGATGTTCACGGTGCTCTCCGGGGGGCTTCTGGGATCAGTGTTCCTGGTCTTGCCTTGATTCAGACCCTCTTTGTTGTCACACTTGACCGTTTTTAGTTCCCGTTATCACCGGTTCCTTCTCATCAGTCGGGCCCCGAACGCGGCGTCACCTCATTGGATCCACCAATGCCGCTGCTGCTGGAACCACTGCAGTCAAGCTAACAATAACCAAACACTCTATTTCCGGTCAGCGTTTCAGCGCAAAACGCCAGTAGATTAATATACGGACACGTTTTTTGCACCAGACGTCCAGTTATTTTTTAATGGTTACGTTTCTGaaactttaatataaatgtaaatgaggaTTTGCGTAACTACGTGgtgcatttaaacaaaaaacaactgtaAATGTGACTTCTGAAGTTGTATTAATATCATTGCACTCCAAAATGTAAGGTTATCTAAACTGGAGGAATGGGTACAGTGCGATAGTTGCCTGTGGACTCCATGGTATTTCACTCTTCTCAGCGCGCTGTGTTTGATATCTTGTGCTATTTAGAAATATGTGTGCTCTTAGTTTGAAAGGAAGACCCTTTTGCCGCCGGTTAATTTACTCCGACTGTCTTGCTCTTGATGCCTGGTGCAGCAAACGGCTGTGACCCTCCACTCCAAAACACGCCCACCACGCTCCACGcactgctctgtgattggtccacGTGAGGTCAGTGACGTCGAAAAACTTCTGGCGACAATCAATTGGTCCACGTCCAATAGTGGGCGTATATCGAATGACGGCACTTCCAGGTACATTTGGATGAAACCACATGCCCCTTTGAAGTTATTTAGTAAAGTCATTGTATAATTAGTTCAGTTAAGAGAACTGAAGCTAccttttatacatatttttgcaAAGATCATGAAAGGCCTCTGAGTGCATCTAaaattgaaaaactgaaaagcttTTGAAGGACAAAAATCTCAGCAAAAGAGAGGAAAATGCTATATATTTGCAACAAGAAACGCTAAACCAGTGTTGAAGCACCCAATGTGAGTTGGGCACTTAGGTTAATGGCACACATTGCATTTGGCAAGCgttttattaaatcatattaTACATACACAGTGAATTGTTCACTGTGGCAAAAAGGCAACATTTCGGTTAGCCCAGTTTAATATGGCAAAAGCAAAAGTAGCTGCATGTTTAACTTGCAATACAGCATATATTTGTGGTACACAGATTCATACTTTTTCTGACACAGTAACATCTTTGACTGCTACatgaacaaatgtatttaatatttactttattcaCAATTGTGAATTAGAATGCAAgacattacaattattttggTAATAACAGACTTGTTATGCGCAATATAAGTAATCAGTACAATCAAACACTTCGAAGCAACATTCTCCAATGTGTAATTCAGCCAGAGTTTAATCACAGTTCTACATATTTTAAGCTAAAGTACATTTGTACAGCCCCCAGTGATTCAGGACTAAGAACACAGCTATGTCCATCACAGGTTCTCAAAGCAGGCAGGTGCTCAAGTAGGATCAGACCATCATCACAGGTTTTAGCTGTTTCTCTTGGTCTGGATGAGAAGGTTTCTCTGCAGGTTGACTTCCAGACTTCCGACAGTTTTGTTGCCAGGTGGGTCGGTGACCAGAGTCAGTTTGTTAAACACTCCTCGACCAAAATAGTCAGCCACGACAGAGAAACCATCATTAGAGCTGCGTAACTGAAATCCAAGGAAAATACAACATAAGTGCATGCATGTGGTCCACTGCTGATATAAGAGATGATCCAATCAATCTGCCAGCCAAACCGGCCACCTGATGGACCATGATCCACAATCAGTGTCACATATATGATTTTTTGCCAGTCAAGTTTACACGCGTTATTGAAAAAAGCAACACGTAATTGGCAAgtcaattaatacaaatatgctAATAAACCTGCAATTGGTGCATTTGTAGTTTTCATCTAAGCAAAGTATGAGCTACTGAGTACATTTGGTGTTTCAATTTTGAGAGTCATGCTGAATTAAAGGAATCatacaaagttaaaaaaaggaaattactATATTTGCTAActgtcaaaaaaacaacaattatctACTTAATGACTGAACACACAACATGTATTGATCCTGTTTAGAGCTGAAGTTGTGTACCTGTTTGTTGAAGTGCTCGTGCAAGTCGCGTTTCTGGTCCTGGGCACGCAGCATGTCCATGACCTTGCGATTCTCGGGAGTGCAAGTCGGGCACTCAGCCTCACTCTCAGCATAACTTTCGAAGCAGTGTTGGTGGAAGGAGTGGCTGCACAGGAAGTGGACTGACGGCAGCTCCAGGGGGCTGTTGCACATGTTACATTTGGTCTTCTGGAATATCTTAGCACTGTGTACAAACACAGGGGTAAAGATTTGAAATCATATTGGGGTTGCAGGGTGGCCCTTGTAGGTcacacaagaacacattttGTCAGCCCCCCATCCCCCTGCCACTGGCTGCACCCCCACAACACCTTGAGAAAGATAATGATTTATGGTTAGGTTTGGGTCAGGGTTGTTCATGGAAAATCCTTCCTTTATGTGCCCCACCTGGTTTTGAGTTCCTGGATCTCGGAGCGGAGGTGGGTGGTTTCCTCGCGGTATTGGTTAATTTTACGTTCATCATCCTCTATCTGTTGGCTTTCCCTCTGCAGCTTATTGATGAGGTAGTCCTTGATGACAGACAGAGTGGCGGTCGAGTTGTGCGCCAGGGTTTGCACCActaaagaaacagaaatcatGGATGTAATGCTCTGTGATCAAAATCCAACACAGCATGTAATAAAGAGGTCAGCTCACCAAGTAATGGGGGCATCAAGTTGTTTTGGTCAATGTGATGTAGGACTTCACTGATGTAGGCCTTGCAGTCCTCTTCTTTTCTGGCAAAGTATCCCAACGCCTGCTCCCAAAGGCAGCCCTCCTGCTCCCCATAGCGCTTACAGGCCTCCACCACTTTCCCATACTCCTCATTCTGCATGTGGTAGTGCATAATCTGCTGGTACCTGCAAGCAATTGCAAATCATGTCCTATTTATCCACAGCCATGACACTTTATATCCCTCTGTATTCACATGAAAAGGTAGCGTACTGATAGAACCCCCCCGCAACCCCCCCACCCGGTGACAGCACCTTGTCCCTCACAaccaaccaggtgaggagggagctgcATAGGTGTAAGGCACGGAAGGCAGCGGGTCCAGATGGCATCAGCTCGAGGCTCCTGAAACCCTGCGCGGACGAGCTGTGTGGGATTGGggagtttctgttcaacctgagcctgatGCAAGGCAGGGTACCACTACTGTAGAAGATGTCCTGTGTGGTACCCATGCCAAAGACCCCACATCCCAAGGACTTCAACAGCTACCGGCCGGTGGCGCTGACatcgcagctgatgaagaccctggagaggctggtccaTGGACCCCTTCGGCCCCTTGTAAGACCATCGATGGACCCGCTGCAGTTCGCCTACCAGCCAGACACTGTCTGCtggaggagactgaggtcttttggggtgcagggggcactccttcagacaTTCTATGAttctgtggtggcatcagccatcttttatggtgtggcctgctggggaAGCAGCATCTTGGTTGCTGACAGGAAGCggctgaacagactgataaggaaggccagctctgtcctggggagtcctctggacactgtggaggtggtgggagacaggagaatggcagccaagctgtactccctgctggacaatgtgtcccaccccctccaggacaccgtttctgcactgtgcagctccttcagcagcaggctgctgcacccgcagtgtctcacggagagatacagcaggtccttccttcctgcagcggtcaaACTCTATAACCgtcatggcccccggtagaccaCCACAAATATTACAAgactgactataacaccccctgttgtgttaatacctgtgcaatacatatctggctgctatatttttatttttgtgtattttgtaaattgtgtgcttcttgtatatatacatttttagtatcttggtgtaatattaagctgtctctgtctctttctgctgtaataaggaacatttcccctctgtgggatgattatagggattctgattctgaacctgaaaacagtgaaacacctctttgtaatatttatttatactgacTGCATGAAGACGATAGTAGAAAGCagaaatttaaattaaaaaatgaattaaagaaaTGATGCACAGTGATATATCTTAGTTCTTATTGGGGAGGTGGAGCCAAGTATATTCTTTGCTGGATGCAGTGTGGACATTACAAAGAGTGGCAGAATGAAACAGAGTACGAAAATGCTGCTCGCTCAGAAGGTCGGGTCTACACCAAAAAAGTGGATGACAGAAATACACATAAAAAGATGTGACACCTGCACCCCCTCTCATGACAAACTTTCAGGGACACCCAACTGCTGTGCAAAACGCACCAGAGGACTCATAACATCCTTTCTCTATCCTATAAATGCAACCAATTGCATATAATTTGTGTTTACACATTTATGTCCAAATGTGTAAACACATCGTCAATAAcgatttctatttatttggtGCTGCATGTTCCAGCTGTCTGCTGTCAGTTCATACAAATCCAGATACTTACAGTTTCCCCTTCTCATAAAGGTAAAGGACGCCTTCTTTGAAGTTGTGCATCTGGCAGAGGACCAGGGCCTTATCAAACACCGTGTTGTCACTCCTCAGCAGAGACACAGCCTCCCCCTGCAGgactttctttctcttcaaAACATATTGAAACAACAGTAAGGTTTACCAGTCGAATATAATGTCTGCAAagtcttttcattcatttcaatggtACATCTACACAGCAATCTGTGAACTGCACACTGTATTCTGACAGCATTATGCAATAAGGCTGAATAGCTAGTTTGTGTGTATTGGACTGACCGCCGGGTCCTGTTCATGTGCCCAGTCTTGTAAACGGAGCTCGAGCAGTGTGTCGTACACACCCTGTGGAGAACGGGGGTCCACCTCGATCATGTGCTCAAGGAATGCTTTTAGCTCGCGGGGGTTGTTGGCAAAAATTGGGATGAATTCCTCTGAGTTGGccttaaaccaaaacaatatgGACAGACATGTATAATCACATTTCTGACATTATTTGATCACTGGTCATTTCAGGAgcacataaacaaaaaagaaacagaagcacTGAAACCTTACCTTGTTGGCTCGACCTTTGCCcaggctgtctctctctgctgagTCTCCGCTGGGTTGGTAGTTGGTGCAAAGCCCCTTCAGGAGCAGCGTGGTACCTTCAGGAACATGGTGCATCAGTGTTTTGCCGTAACGCTTCATGTTGCTCTCAGCTTGTTCGAAAGGCAGACGTCCAATATAACGCAGCCCTTCCTGATAATTCTGGGTTTAAAAGGGAAACAGTAAAGCTCTATTAAGACATGGAACATTGCTGGGTTTATCCCTTTGTTCAACTGTAATTCAAACAGAGAGATTGACATTATTTCACCATTTAACATTAGAGAGCAGACGCTGCTGCCTGTTTCAGAAAAGCCCAATAGAGCGCTGGATTTAATGGCAGGACCAACTGCACCTCTTGTTAAACCTGTTTTCTCACAGGCTGTATGGGAAGAGTTTCCTGGATAAGAAGTTATTCATCCATGCCGTCAGCATGAATGCAGATTACAAATATAGTATCTGTTTTTGATGCTGCGGTTTCCATGGATACCTGTCAACCAGTGGAGTTGCAGCTTAGAGTTTTTCTCAGCGCACGTGTTTTACCTTGAGGTCCTCTAGCTGGATCTTCAGGTACCACTCGTGGTGCGTGTGCTTCTCAGCCAGGAACACAGCGTGGCTGTGGTAGCCGGCCTGACGGAGAACCTTGATGGCGATCTCGACATCAAAGTGGACCTCACTTTCACTGCTCTGTTTAAAACCAGAGCAGAAGGACAATGATGTTATACGACAGCCTCGAGGGACCTGCTGCAGACTGTGTTGTAGTGTTACTGAAGCAGAATTCTTTTCTTAGTAGCTTTACTACTGTTAGTGCAAAGAAGCAGTTAGATGTTTCTCTTCAAGTCCGTTCACATGCATTTGTGTTCATCACCAAAACCTACATGCTGAGCTCCTGCTTTTACTGCTCAGTCACCTTAATGAACTCTTCCAGCTTTGAGCTGTCCTTCAGCTTGGTGTAGCAGTTGAGCAGCAGGGTGGTGTGGTCTGCGTTGGCCAAGGACTGCCTGTGCAGGGCTTGCAGATATGCGGTCAGGTTATGGATCCTCTGTGCATCAAGGAATTTCCTGATGACGTATGATGGCTCCAGTTTGCCAATAGTGCTGTGGGAAATACAGTGATGATGAAAGAGTGCTTTCCTCAGTGAGAGTAATCCAAAATTAAACAAGACAACACAATCATGGCTTCTATTCTCTCCATTGTTAAACATTCCACATGGTAAACACAATGCTCAAAGAAGAATGAGACAGGGCACACATCACAGTCCAATACAACACAATGTTGTACATGTTAATAATGCAGTTACCGAATGTACTGCTGGATGGCCCCGTCATGGTCTCCCTTCAGGTACAGGTGATCACCGTACTGTCTGAAGATTTCCGACAGCCCGTCACTGTCCAGGTGTTGGCTCTTAGCCAGGTTTATAGCCATTACAAACAGGTTCTTCTTAAACAGcatcttaaaagaaaaacaaggatgTGACAACCTCGATACAAGAATGATCCAGTACAGGCGGTGCCCTCTGGACTCACCTCCAGTTtggtctgtgtgtctttctcctgaagaataaacatttttccaTCTCTGGTCAGGATGTAAAAGGAGCCCCACTCTGCCACCACATCGATGACATCATCAAAAGAGGCAGTGTAAGCGATGAACTTGTTGTCCAGGTCATAGATGGTCAGAAGCTGCTTGTCTGATGGAGAGCTCTCCCTGCTGCTGAACTCTGACCTGAGGAGAAAAGTACACGTCAATGGTCTCACAGGAAACAGTGACCCACGCTGCTTATCAATGCTGGAATGAAACGCATCATTTTCACCTTGTTAAATcaataaaggtgtttttttagGGAATGATCGTATCTGCTGCATTAAAAGGTTTATTAATTTGGTAAGTAAAATATTTTCTATTGCCAGTTTACACCTCTGAACAGGAACGCCTTGAAATAGATACATCTGTACAATATTTGACATTCAACAAAACTGACGTGACCATCTACattgaaattaaaacattagTTAACTTGTCAATGGACTCTCTCTACCATCACCTTATCCCCACAATATTCACTACACCTTCATCCAATGTTTTCAGTGTTGTCCTCACTTGTTGGGGGACTTTGCGTCCCTGATGAGTAGAAACAGATATCCACGGTGCCAGTGGGCCAAAAGCTTGTTTCCATCGAAAGCAAAGCAGGGCCCTCGCTCATCGGGCTggtacaggtacacacactcctctccagCCACAATGAACTGTGAGTCCTGGGAGGGGTCTGCCAGGGAGGAGCAGCGCAGCGCACAGCCGTGGGTGTCCAACTCTACTTTAGGATACTCCTTGATGGACAGGGTGTAGCACTGAGAGCAGTGAGACAAGAAGCACATGGGAGGTTAGAATGGCAGCCTGAGAGCAGAGCCAGAGAAAGCCTCAGTCAAAGGATTGAATGTGTGAAAGGTTAACCTGATACATCTTTATGAAAGGTGTTAATTGTGATTTAAAATTGAACTGACTGTTAAACCTAGTTTTATATTATGTAAAATTAAAGCTGTCCCTGATATCTCTAAATTGATGACTTTCATCTCAGAGAAATTAGGTCAATTTGGAAGTTCCCAACCAGCTGAGCAAAGTTTCAGGAGAGCGGACAGAACCACAGTCATGATTCTATTCATTGTTTAGGTATGAAGATGTTTGAGTTTAAatggttattttaaaatggttttattttatatatctgttaGATTATTAGACAACAGTTGAGTCTTACTGGTGTTGTTGCTATAGCAGCACTAGAGTTTATTAAATTGAATTTCAAGGCTTACTGTTTAGTTGCTTAATTTGTAATTTCTAAATTATACACCAGATTTCCTAATATTCACGTTTGTTGTACTATAGTAAATTATTTTGATGTGACTTTGTTGTATATCTACAGCATATGAAAttgaaatattgtatttattgtgagAAAGCTCCGGCTTCCAGAGGAGAGCTGACTGACAATATATCCCAGTCCTGCCtcctttctatttattttacacaacaacacaacacacacgtATCAACATCAAATGCGTGAAAACATCAGTTACATAATGCTCATCCACTGATTGAGGAAAATCACACCTTCATTTGGTTTTCTTGACAACTTGCTGGACAAACTGACAAATGATGGTTCAGCTTAAAGCTCCACAAGAATTGAGATTTTCTGGGAGTAGGCAGACTTACATGGACTTTCTCCAGAGTGGAAACAAACAGATGTGTGACCTTTGCCACTTGGCGGAAAGCAAGGCCTGTGACGGGGCTGGTTCCCTCGTGCAGAGTCAGAGTTTTGCTGTGACGATCTCTGGTAATATCGCCTTTGGTCAAAACCACACTGCC
This Eleginops maclovinus isolate JMC-PN-2008 ecotype Puerto Natales chromosome 11, JC_Emac_rtc_rv5, whole genome shotgun sequence DNA region includes the following protein-coding sequences:
- the vps11 gene encoding vacuolar protein sorting-associated protein 11 homolog isoform X1; protein product: MAAFLQWRKFVFFDKDTVKDPVDNGKHFALPPGVCACDSGRGHVVLGDMDGKIWLLTRSLQVTSFQAYKLRVTHLYQLKQHSILVSVGQDEHGINPLVKVWNLEKRDSGNPLCTRIFPAIPGNKPTEVSCLSVHENLNFMAIGFTDGSVVLTKGDITRDRHSKTLTLHEGTSPVTGLAFRQVAKVTHLFVSTLEKVHCYTLSIKEYPKVELDTHGCALRCSSLADPSQDSQFIVAGEECVYLYQPDERGPCFAFDGNKLLAHWHRGYLFLLIRDAKSPNKSEFSSRESSPSDKQLLTIYDLDNKFIAYTASFDDVIDVVAEWGSFYILTRDGKMFILQEKDTQTKLEMLFKKNLFVMAINLAKSQHLDSDGLSEIFRQYGDHLYLKGDHDGAIQQYIRTIGKLEPSYVIRKFLDAQRIHNLTAYLQALHRQSLANADHTTLLLNCYTKLKDSSKLEEFIKSSESEVHFDVEIAIKVLRQAGYHSHAVFLAEKHTHHEWYLKIQLEDLKNYQEGLRYIGRLPFEQAESNMKRYGKTLMHHVPEGTTLLLKGLCTNYQPSGDSAERDSLGKGRANKANSEEFIPIFANNPRELKAFLEHMIEVDPRSPQGVYDTLLELRLQDWAHEQDPARKKVLQGEAVSLLRSDNTVFDKALVLCQMHNFKEGVLYLYEKGKLYQQIMHYHMQNEEYGKVVEACKRYGEQEGCLWEQALGYFARKEEDCKAYISEVLHHIDQNNLMPPLLVVQTLAHNSTATLSVIKDYLINKLQRESQQIEDDERKINQYREETTHLRSEIQELKTSAKIFQKTKCNMCNSPLELPSVHFLCSHSFHQHCFESYAESEAECPTCTPENRKVMDMLRAQDQKRDLHEHFNKQLRSSNDGFSVVADYFGRGVFNKLTLVTDPPGNKTVGSLEVNLQRNLLIQTKRNS
- the vps11 gene encoding vacuolar protein sorting-associated protein 11 homolog isoform X2, translated to MAAFLQWRKFVFFDKDTVKDPVDNGKHFALPPGVCACDSGRGHVVLGDMDGKIWLLTRSLQVTSFQAYKLRVTHLYQLKQHSILVSVGQDEHGINPLVKVWNLEKRDSGNPLCTRIFPAIPGNKPTEVSCLSVHENLNFMAIGFTDGSVVLTKGDITRDRHSKTLTLHEGTSPVTGLAFRQVAKVTHLFVSTLEKVHCYTLSIKEYPKVELDTHGCALRCSSLADPSQDSQFIVAGEECVYLYQPDERGPCFAFDGNKLLAHWHRGYLFLLIRDAKSPNKSEFSSRESSPSDKQLLTIYDLDNKFIAYTASFDDVIDVVAEWGSFYILTRDGKMFILQEKDTQTKLEMLFKKNLFVMAINLAKSQHLDSDGLSEIFRQYGDHLYLKGDHDGAIQQYIRTIGKLEPSYVIRKFLDAQRIHNLTAYLQALHRQSLANADHTTLLLNCYTKLKDSSKLEEFIKSSESEVHFDVEIAIKVLRQAGYHSHAVFLAEKHTHHEWYLKIQLEDLKNYQEGLRYIGRLPFEQAESNMKRYGKTLMHHVPEGTTLLLKGLCTNYQPSGDSAERDSLGKGRANKANSEEFIPIFANNPRELKAFLEHMIEVDPRSPQGVYDTLLELRLQDWAHEQDPARKKVLQGEAVSLLRSDNTVFDKALVLCQMHNFKEGVLYLYEKGKLYQQIMHYHMQNEEYGKVVEACKRYGEQEGCLWEQALGYFARKEEDCKAYISEVLHHIDQNNLMPPLLVVQTLAHNSTATLSVIKDYLINKLQRESQQIEDDERKINQYREETTHLRSEIQELKTRCCGGAASGRGMGG